From Epinephelus lanceolatus isolate andai-2023 chromosome 12, ASM4190304v1, whole genome shotgun sequence, the proteins below share one genomic window:
- the LOC144465129 gene encoding tripartite motif-containing protein 16-like, whose product MAQKGVELDRETFSCSICLDLLKDPVALPCGHSYCINCIQSFWDGEDEKRIYSCPQCRQSFTPRPVLMKNTMLAVLVEQLKKTGLQAAPADHCYAGAEDVACDVCTGRKLKAFKSCLQCVASYCEKHLQPHRDSAPLQKHKLVEPSKKLQQNICSRHDEVMKMFCRTDQQCICYLCSVDEHKGHDTVSAAAERTERQRELEGSRQNIQQRIQDTEKDVKLLQQEVEAISRSADKAVEHSEKIFTELIRLMEKRRSDVKQQLRWQQETEVSRVKELQEKLEQEITELKRKDAELKQLSHTEDHTQFLHNYPSLSALSEATHSSSINIRPRHYFEDVTAAVSGVRGKLQDALRDTWTNASLTGTEVDVLLPQPEPKTRAEFFRYSRHITLDPNTANTWLLLSEGNRKVTVMRQQQSYSKHPDRFTGCCQVLSRESLTGRCYWEVEWRGGVYVAVAYKNISRAGWGDECLFGHNDKSWMLRCDNNSYNFYHNKVQTRVSGPRSSRVGVYLDHSAGILSFYSVSETMTLLHRVQTTFTQPLYAGLWLHPDSTAELCQVK is encoded by the coding sequence ATGGCGCAGAAAGGAGTTGAGCTGGACCGAGAAACCTTCTCTTGTTCCATCTGTCTGGATCTACTGAAGGATCCGGTGGCTCTTCCCTGTGGACACAGCTACTGCATCAACTGTATTCAAAGCTTCTGGGATGGAGAGGATGAGAAGAGAATCTACAGCTGCCCTCAGTGTAGGCAGAGCTTCACACCGAGGCCTGTCCTGATGAAAAACACCATGTTAGCAGTTTTAGTGGAGCAACTGAAGAAGACTGGACTccaagctgctcctgctgatcacTGCTATGCTGGAGCTGAAGATGTGGCCTGTGATGTCTGCACTGGGAGGAAACTGAAAGCCTTCAAGTCCTGTCTGCAGTGTGTGGCCTCTTACTGTGAGAAACACCTCCAGCCTCATCGTGACTCGGCTCCATTACAGAAACACAAGCTGGTGGAGCCCTCCAagaagctgcagcagaacaTCTGCTCTCGTcatgatgaggtgatgaagatgttctgCCGCACTGATCAGCAGTGTATCTGTTATCTCTGCTCTGTGGATGAACATAAAGGCCACGACacagtgtcagctgcagcagaaaggactgagaggcagagagagctggaggggagtcgacaaaacatccagcagagaatccaggacacagagaaagatgtgaagctgctccaacaggaggtggaggctaTCAGTCGCTCTGCTGATAAAGCAGTGGAGCACAGTGAGAAGATCTTCACTGAGCTGATCCGTCTCATGGAGAAAAGACGCtctgatgtgaagcagcagctcagatggcagcaggaaactgaagtgagtcgagtcaaagagcttcaggagaagctggagcaggagatcactgagctgaagaggaaagacgctgagctgaagcagctctcacacacagaggatcacaCCCAGTTTCTACACAACTACCCCTCActgtcagcactcagtgaagcCACACACTCATCCAGCATCAACATCCGTCCTCGCCACTACTTTGAGGACGTGACAGCGGCTGTGTCAGGAGTCAGAGGTAAACTACAGGACGCCCTGAGGGACACATGGACAAACGCCTCACTGACAGGGACTGAAGTGGATGTTTTACTGCCACAACCAGAGCCCAAGACCAGAGCTGAGTTCTTCAGATATTCACGTCACATCACACTGgatccaaacacagcaaacacatggCTGTTATTATCTGAGGGGAACAGGAAAGTGACAGTAATGAGACAACAACAGTCTTATTCTAAACACCCAGACAGATTCACTGGATGTTGTCAGGTCCTGAGTAGAGAGAGTCTGACTGGacgttgttactgggaggtggagtggagaggaggagtttATGTGGCAGTCGCATACAAGAATATCAGCAGAGCAGGGTGGGGGGATGAATGTTTATTTGGACACAATGACAAATCTTGGATGTTAAGATGTGACAATAACAGTTATAACTTTTATCACAACAAAGTCCAAACTCGTGTCTCAGGTCCTCGGTCCTCCAGAGTAGGAGTGTACCTGGATCACAgtgcaggtattctgtccttctacagcgtctctgaaaccatgactctcctccacagagtccagaccacattcactcagcctctctatgCTGGACTTTGGCTTCATCCTGATTCCACAGCTGAGTTGTGTCAAGTCAAATag